A portion of the Gossypium arboreum isolate Shixiya-1 chromosome 8, ASM2569848v2, whole genome shotgun sequence genome contains these proteins:
- the LOC108470211 gene encoding flap endonuclease GEN-like 1 — translation MGVGGKFWELLKSYARFEGFDFLRDKKVAIDLSFWIVQHETALKNQALNPHLRLTFFRTVNLFSKFGVFPVFVLDGTPSPLKSQARMVRFFRFSGIDTSTSNVAEEGVSKERNSTFIKCVNDCVELLELLGMPVLKANGEAEALCARLNRDGHVDACITADSDAFLFGATCVIKSLRPNSKEPFECYNMSDIEAGLGLKRKHLIAVSLLVGNDHDLNGVQGIGLDKALRLVRGFSEDEIFDKLYEIGKGHVPLFQGEIRCAGDATPCSDESSPKAKQSHCSFCGHPGSKKAHFKSCCEYCITDSNEGCLKKSQGFKCNCSSCDKVRKDKDKKKHENWWINVCNLISKETKFPNDEIIEMYTCNNHGEFTEKGPLLEWGDPKTDLLVDFLAYHQSWQPSYIRQRMLPMLSTLYLRELARNPNKTLLVGQYEFHSIQRVKIRYGHQYYEVKWKKAISNELSCAVPVEQSNMLEEEFTEVDDEPIGLLDESIEPQIHVDGCWILTDENPELVLSAFPEEALKFRQEKELKVMKRRKISTPRSEGSSEMSESSKPQGVQLSITEFYRTTKTPSQAKLGEDLVKQSSSPGVGSSKQKRKVSGSKLSKAVRRRLLFG, via the exons ATGGGGGTGGGGGGCAAATTCTGGGAACTTCTAAAATCCTACGCTCGATTCGAAGGATTCGATTTCTTGAGAGACAAAAAGGTCGCCATTGATCTCTCCTTTTGGATCGTTCAGCACGAGACTGCCTTAAAAAATCAAGCTTTGAACCCTCATCTCAGGCTTACTTTCTTCCGCACTGTTAACCTTTTCTCTAAG TTTGGAGTCTTTCCGGTGTTTGTTTTGGACGGAACTCCGTCGCCGTTGAAATCTCAAGCAAGGATGGTTCGGTTTTTCCGTTTCTCCGGCATTGATACTTCAACTTCGAATGTGGCCGAAGAGGGTGTTTCCAAGGAGAGGAACTCGACATTTATAAAATGTGTTAATGACTGTGTT GAGCTGCTTGAACTATTGGGAATGCCAGTGTTGAAAGCTAATGGTGAGGCTGAAGCATTGTGTGCTCGGTTAAATAGAGATGGTCATGTTGATGCTTGTATTACTGCTGACAGTGATGCATTCCTCTTTGGGGCTACTTGTGTTATTAAAAGTCTTAGGCCTAATTCAAAA GAACCGTTTGAATGCTACAATATGTCGGATATTGAAGCTGGTCTTGGACTGAAGAGGAAACACTTGATAGCCGTCTCTCTTTTGGTTGGAAATGACCATGACCTAAATGGCGTGCAAGGGATCGGGCTTGATAAAGCACTTCGTTTGGTACGAGGGTTTAGTGAAGATGAGATATTTGATAA ATTATATGAAATAGGCAAAGGGCATGTACCACTATTTCAGGGTGAAATTAGATGTGCTGGTGATGCTACACCTTGTTCAGATGAGAGCTCACCAAAGGCAAAGCAGTCTCATTGCTCTTTCTGTGGGCACCCTGGCAGCAAAAAGGCTCATTTTAAGTCTTGTTGTGAATATTGTATTACTGATAGCAATGAAGGTTGCTTGAAAAAGTCTCAAGGGTTTAAGTGCAACTGCTCATCCTGTGATAAG GTTAGAAAAGACAAGGACAAGAAGAAACATGAGAATTGGTGGATTAATGTTTGCAACTTGATTTCCAAGGAAACAAAATTCCCAAATGATGAGATCATTGAAATGTACACGTGCAACAATCACGGAGAGTTTACTG AAAAAGGCCCTTTGCTGGAATGGGGAGATCCAAAAACTGACTTGCTAGTTGATTTCTTAGCTTATCATCAGTCATGGCAGCCGTCTTATATTCGGCAGCGGATGCTTCCAATGCTGTCCACCCTGTATTTGAGAGAGTTGGCGAGAAATCCAAATAAGACTTTGTTAGTTGGGCAGTATGAGTTTCATTCTATTCAACGTGTGAAGATAAGATATGGGCATCAATATTACGAGGTCAAGTGGAAGAAAGCCATATCTAACGAACTTAGTTGTGCAGTCCCTGTTGAACAGTCCAACATGCTTGAAGAAGAATTCACAGAAGTTGATGATGAGCCCATTGGCCTGTTGGATGAGTCAATTGAGCCCCAGATTCATGTTGATGGATGCTGGATTTTAACCGATGAAAATCCAGAGTTAGTTCTTTCAGCTTTCCCAGAAGAAGCTCTCAAATTTAGACAAGAAAAG GAACTAAAAGTTATGAAGAGAAGAAAGATTTCAACACCAAGATCTGAAGGGTCCTCCGAGATGTCAGAATCATCAAAGCCACAAGGTGTTCAATTAAGTATCACCGAATTTTACCGTACAACCAAAACACCATCCCAGGCAAAACTAGGGGAAGATTTAGTCAAACAGTCAAGTAGTCCAGGTGTTGGGTCATCAAAACAGAAGAGGAAAGTTTCAGGTTCTAAATTGTCCAAGGCTGTAAGACGACGCCTTTTGTTTGGTTAA
- the LOC108468190 gene encoding uncharacterized protein LOC108468190 gives MTLERRPRMLKDFLHDDPNSCSSNGFKSFPRKSTQNSIIFRENPNQKLQRSRSKAASATISAFQAMINVIKSIHFASSTPSILLPRTLSRKPSKRKISQNKEAEIKMTVTVKDIIRWKSFRDLLEEKSQPSDLAPSTSSPHHHCTTTTTTTGSNTPCSCTTSSNGSSWCDSDFTSEYLPSDEYGENEVDNMVGKIFSPCVGKDTMETTTRTAANTDMGPKHASEEEELQQSPLSVLHFEYGGDDEDGEEAKEIEEKAWELLNGVKETSPLTRYKKNNICIDKLLLDLFREELETKWDQTRNIEELEREMVRIAKAWICEEQNEKRGVGDKREECVGDMEREGMWRDRFQEEQEKLAMGVERWVMNVLVDELLVDIL, from the exons ATGACTTTGGAACGAAGGCCTCGAATGCTAAAAGATTTCCTCCACGATGATCCCAACTCGTGTTCCTCAAACGGGTTCAAATCGTTTCCGAGAAAATCCACCCAGAATTCCATCATTTTCCGAGAAAATCCAAACCAAAAACTTCAAAGAAGCCGATCAAAAGCCGCGTCAGCAACAATCTCAGCCTTCCAAGCAATGATCAACGTCATTAAAAGCATCCATTTCGCTTCTTCAACTCCTTCCATCTTACTACCCAGAACCCTTTCACGTAAACCGTCGAAAAGGAAAATATCACAAAACAAAGAAGCCGAAATCAAAATGACCGTGACGGTCAAAGATATCATACGCTGGAAATCGTTCCGTGATTTACTGGAGGAAAAATCTCAGCCGTCTGATTTAGCTCCTTCTACTTCTTCCCCTCACCACCATTGCACCACCACCACTACAACGACAGGATCTAATACCCCTTGTAGTTGTACTACTAGCAGCAATGGCTCGAGCTGGTGTGACAGTGATTTCACCTCTGAATATTTACCGTCCGATGAATACGGTGAAAACGAAGTCGACAATATGGTGGGTAAAATATTCTCACCGTGTGTCGGCAAGGACACCATGGAGACGACAACAAGGACGGCAGCCAACACAGATATGGGACCCAAA CATGCAAGTGAAGAGGAAGAACTGCAACAGAGTCCACTGTCGGTGCTTCATTTCGAATACGGTGGTGATGATGAAGATGGTGAAGAAGCAAAGGAAATCGAAGAAAAGGCATGGGAGCTGCTGAATGGTGTGAAGGAAACAAGTCCACTAACAAGGTACAAAAAGAACAACATTTGTATTGACAAACTGCTTTTGGATCTATTTAGAGAAGAACTGGAGACAAAGTGGGATCAAACAAGAAACATTGAAGAGCTTGAACGTGAAATGGTAAGGATAGCGAAAGCATGGATTTGTGAAGAACAAAACGAGAAACGGGGAGTAGGCGATAAAAGAGAGGAATGTGTTGGAGATATGGAAAGGGAAGGAATGTGGAGGGACAGGTTTCAGGAAGAGCAAGAAAAGCTGGCAATGGGAGTCGAGAGGTGGGTGATGAATGTTTTAGTGGACGAGTTATTGGTTGATATTCTATAA
- the LOC108470212 gene encoding uncharacterized protein LOC108470212 — protein sequence MENNMSMAEAQLTPPAAAAVQLTDLVYSLEQATQMAKQLPVTSDPTYLFQIHSSLHRAHHSLSSFLSAAQTQFPVPPHPQHLPPPVAAENSLSSATGAANENGSDPMQVGDENETEAEENSKTSIDKVEERMRECFFIKNKRVKRQLSPSSAALAEERRVCDDRFVGGIMGFDPAGEKLRALDLVYQFHG from the coding sequence ATGGAgaacaatatgagcatggcggaGGCACAGCTGACGCCACCGGCAGCGGCGGCGGTACAATTAACAGACCTAGTCTATTCATTAGAGCAAGCAACCCAGATGGCAAAACAACTACCCGTCACGTCGGACCCAACCTACCTCTtccaaatccattcatctctccATCGAGCCCATCATTCTCTCTCCTCTTTCCTCTCCGCCGCCCAGACTCAATTCCCCGTCCCTCCCCATCCCCAGCATCTTCCGCCGCCGGTTGCGGCGGAGAACTCTCTCTCCTCTGCCACTGGAGCTGCCAACGAGAATGGCAGCGACCCGATGCAGGTGGGCGATGAGAATGAAACGGAGGCGGAGGAGAATTCCAAGACGTCGATTGATAAGGTGGAGGAGAGGATGAGGGAATGTTTTTTTATCAAGAACAAGAGGGTAAAGAGGCAACTCTCGCCGTCGTCCGCGGCGTTAGCGGAGGAGAGGAGGGTTTGTGATGACAGATTCGTGGGTGGTATCATGGGTTTCGATCCTGCTGGGGAGAAGTTACGGGCTTTGGATCTTGTCTACCAGTTTCATGGTTGA